ATAGCAACTAACATTATGGGGTCCTAGCTTTGCTAAAATATCATGATTACTGTCAACTCTCAAGAAGCTATTTCATCAAGTCTAAGAACACAAATGCATTCCACAGACTATGCAATAACATTGATGGCAATAGATTCCTTGACCTTGTAAATATGACACCCATCACCATCCCAAGAAATATGAGTGGTAGCATCCTCTGTATATTAAAATGTGCAAGTGCAAAGGCAATTGAACTAACTAGTATTGCACACCAAACTGGCATGTATTTGGTAAGAGAAGGAAGTAGAAAACCACGGAAAACTATCTCCTCCCACACAGGAGCACAAACTGATACTACAGTTGCATATAACAACATAGCCACCGGATCCCTTGATCTTATGGATTGCTCAACACTTGAAAGGGTGACAGGGGTAGACGGCAAGAGAGGTAGTAGATCCAGGTTGAATTGAGAGAGCCGATTGACAAAAGGAAACATGAGACACCCTATGATAACATCTAGTTGCCAATTCCCTTTCAAGCTGAACTTGAACCAGTCGGGTGGGAGGGGACGAAATCGTGAAAGACAGCGAAGAAGAATCGCGATCCCAGCAAGTCCCTCAGTTACATCAGTGATGAGACTAAACAGTGCCTGTCCTCTCAATGTCAAAGATTCCTTGCTGAGACCAGATACATGAGCTGCAAAAGGAATCATCCAGGTTCCTATAAACCAAAACGCAGATGTCCAAAGAAGCATCACCTGCATCATACATGTATGCACGGCTTAATGCACTTACACATTTAGTTATTTAACTATGTTCAATAGGCCTGTCATCATGGCTTTCATACCAGTATCATATCACCAAAAATTTCTCAACCTTAAGGAATTGATACacaaaatcacaatttatttaaTCAGTTCTCGCTCTCAAAGTTAGAGAAGCACTTACTTGCAATATCGTCAGTGCACTCCATGGTACAACCCATCGGCTGCCAAATACCTTGAATACTAACTCCGCAGTCTGAAGGAAAATCAAGCATTTCGGTAAGCAGATTGACACAATAACTATAACAACAGCACCAAAAGCCTTTCCTTAAACTGTTTTGGCGGCAGGGGAATTGACATATGATAAATTGCAATTAGAATACAACCAAAAACAACAAGTGCATTGACAAGTGTTTCTTGCAAGAAAATCTAACTTCATGTATCAACTGAGATACAAAATGATGCATGTGGATTAAAATCAAGAGAGCATAAGATTAAAGATCAAATAATCTCAGTCGAGGAATACAAATCCGCTTTTCATTATTGTATTCATACAATCAAAGGCAACCACATCCATCTTCCCTTTCCATCACTTCACCAATGGACAAATAATACAATCAGATAGTCATCATGTCGACCAAATTATTCCATTTACCGGCACCGTCTAGTGCAACCACCTAATCACAGAGAATCACTTCTCCTACTAGACAGGAGGAGCTAAAACGTGGACCAAACATATTTCAGCCTCTAGATTTGAGAGCCAAAATTCGCACTTTATCAGCTATCATTACCACTCCAGAGGAGTAAGCCAAATAGTCATACATACATTTCCAGACAATGATTGGCTTCTGTAAGTGCATTTTGAGTGGACGCAGAATGTCTCAATGCTTCATAGTTCATACCCAGTAAATTTTGACATATTGCCACAATTATATGTCACAATATGATAAGAGAACTCTTAAATTTTCAACTTATATGACAATTGTTTCTGACAACACTGATTCTGGGAACACGAGGCTTGAAGCAATACAAGATGGATCAACATAGAACACTATCTGTTATGAAAGCGAAGTAGAGACATAGTGATACCTTCTGGAGATTCGATTTCCGGTCACTTTTAGCGACACTAGTGTGATTGAATTCAGATTGCACCAATTCCTCGGGGAGATAGTGCTCTATAACTTCAGGCTTGGGTGTTTCCGGAGAATGGTGTTCTTGCCTAAAGCACGAAATACTCAATTTctgcaagaaaaacaaaagcacaCAAACAAATCACTAGAAGCACATTCACATAATTATTTGCCGTCTCTTTCACTAATAACTCCACAAATaaacatcaagtagtaataagaGCTCAAATCTGAAAATGCCCCATTAGGATAATTGAATGTCACTGGTTACTTCagaaaacacaaaaccctagaaNNNNNNNNNNNNNNNNNNATCGAAAGCAACGATTTTCAACAGAAAAAGATAAGTGAGGTGATTGGAGATAATGCTTACGTTGGTTGGAGAGCGTTGACGAGAATCGAAGATCCGAAAGGGGTTTAGGGTGGGGGGTCGGGGAGATGGCTTAATTGGAAGAAAGAAGCGACAAAACCCAGAGTAAGAAGAAGGAGTAGAGGTGCTCAACATTGATAAAAACCAATTCCTAAGCCAAACTAAGCAAATCAAAACGCTGCACTCaaaattatatctttattaAAGCAACAAAGGAACAGTATTGGGAGCCCGAAGCCGAAGCCGAAGCCGAAGCTGGTTTGGTTGAGGTGCCTAGGTTAGGTGAGGGTAAGAGGTTGTAGGTTTAGTAGCTGTGGGAATGAAGGAATGAATGTAGATTGAAGCTTGGGCTGTGTTGTACTTCTAGATTGTTGTGTATATGTTCATCCACACATCAAACACGACCACTTAACTTGTTTTCTTTTCAACCAATCGTCTTGTTTTCTGCAtagatttatataaaattttctcaCCAGATTCATTTCTGATATATCACCTCACTACAGGGATTGTTGTGTGAACCAAATCTCTAAAACACACGTTCTTTGTATGGGCAAATTAAccataattttaatgtattcaAGTACaacatttttaatatctaagtaaatttatatattttaataataaagtaacaatataaaaaattaacgtaatttttttatatatcatttgTTGATTTTTGTATAGAGAAGTATATGATCTTCTATTCATTTATGATGATTGTGCAATTTCTTTGATCACCTGGAAATCTGTTCTTTCCAGATTCAACTTCGCCACAGGTTGAaccacaaaatttaatttactttatatTCTGAAGTATTTGATTAATCCCGCTTCCTAATTGTAACGTTGTTGTTACTTAATTACTGTCTGAAGGGAAAAGTATAACAAATATCAACGTCAGAATGCAACTGACAGAATAattagttttagtatattttttgggATAAAATACATAGATAAAAGAAATGGCATTTAATATTATATGGAGATCCTGAAACCAAAAATATTACATGCATACCTCGTTATGTTTATATGTAAATCAAAACCACCTAATTTGATTTACTATAACTTTATGTAAATCAAAATATGTTGATTCGATTTAATATGTGTTATTGTAAATTGAAATGCTTTAGTTTAATTTACTATATGTTGCTGTAAatcaaaatacactaattcgaTTTACATGTATTAAGATAAATCGAATTATACTAACTTGATTTATTAGAGACGTCTAAATCGAATTACGACACCAagtaattcaaatataaaaaattcgaTTTATTAGTATATTGAAGAGAATATATGAATCGAATTTAAGTAATTCAATTTACTACAAGATACaatctatataaatataatcaGAATGTTTTTGGTTCATTAGAGTAGAACTTGTAATGGCTAGTGATGATAGTTTTCTAGTTCTTGTGCATTATAGAGagataattaagaaaaaacGTGAGAGGAAATAAAATTTACAGATAAGGATCTGTTGAGTGTGTTTATCAAATCTTCAACGAATTTTGTTGAGTTTTAACATACTATAATCTAAAAACTGGGACTGCATGGTGTGAAACGGGTggaaaagtaattttataaaatttcaatttctgttgtACGAGATGGTGTGAAGTACGACTCCTTTGTGATAGACAGTGACGAAGATTTGCAAGTTTTGTTTCACTATTGTCGTCAGTTTCTGAGGTGAGAACTATGAGCTATTGGCCAAGTTTGGAGATGTGATATGTAGTTCAGGAAGATCGAACCGAAatctttaattattaataatgcCAAAAGCCTCTAATTCAATGCTTGTTGGTACTTATTCATCTGTGCATGTTTAGATTTAGTACGAACCTACCTCATTTTAAGGTTTTGTCCTACTAATTTGAAGTTGCATGTCTCAATTTACCTCTTTGCCTACTAATTCAAATCTTGCTTATTCGTTTTACTATGAGAAgttctaaatcaaattttttttatttgatttacatAGAAACACAAATAAGACATGCATGTAACATTTTTGGTTTCAGGACATCCATATAATTTTAGATGTCATTTCTTTTATCTATTTGTTTTATCCTATTTATTTGCtccatttctttctttctttgtttctcttttctttttggtagaACTAGGGGTGCACAGACCCGGCCCGGTCCGAAGGCCCGGCCCGGCACCGAACActttagggactaatttggtgtgatttcatcgggtctagggtcgggtacgggtctcaaaaatagacccggtcattattttgggtcgggtccgggccatatctcgggtcacccgaagttggtccggtggcccggtcatcatacacaattaatattttgtgttattagtgatagattatgactattcttatgtggaatttaagtattgtaaaccttaatattttgtattattagtcattataagactatgaattaatgttttatgtttagaatgcataagactttagactaatacataagattgtgttatttgtattgatttaaatatttggtattattagacaatattagtattgattgtggttatgctttaattttaaagaagggttagttcttgttatatttttctaagtgaattttaccatgttaactaatggttggagtcttggaaatttaaatttttttacatgcTAGCTTACAGGAAGGTATCaacgtaatgtaatgttaacggcccggttttcacccggttttcacccgatataattgtggcccgaaagtgtattggtttcatcgggtctagggccgggttcgggtctaataaatagacccGGTGTATATTTCGGGCCGGGTCTGGGTCACATCAAACCCGGCTTCACCCGGCCCATGTGCACCCCTAGGTAGAACTAACCAtctattcttattataaaagataatattaagTTCTTTTGTATTGTGCTGAAgccatattttctcttttaatgaTACTATCTCAGCAATTCTGTTTACTTAGCAAAACTTGAAAATTAACTAATCATCTTTTagtaaaaa
The genomic region above belongs to Arachis duranensis cultivar V14167 chromosome 3, aradu.V14167.gnm2.J7QH, whole genome shotgun sequence and contains:
- the LOC107479822 gene encoding uncharacterized protein LOC107479822 encodes the protein MLSTSTPSSYSGFCRFFLPIKPSPRPPTLNPFRIFDSRQRSPTNKLSISCFRQEHHSPETPKPEVIEHYLPEELVQSEFNHTSVAKSDRKSNLQKTAELVFKVFGSRWVVPWSALTILQVMLLWTSAFWFIGTWMIPFAAHVSGLSKESLTLRGQALFSLITDVTEGLAGIAILLRCLSRFRPLPPDWFKFSLKGNWQLDVIIGCLMFPFVNRLSQFNLDLLPLLPSTPVTLSSVEQSIRSRDPVAMLLYATVVSVCAPVWEEIVFRGFLLPSLTKYMPVWCAILVSSIAFALAHFNIQRMLPLIFLGMVMGVIFTRSRNLLPSMLLHSLWNAFVFLDLMK